Proteins from a genomic interval of Melospiza georgiana isolate bMelGeo1 chromosome 20, bMelGeo1.pri, whole genome shotgun sequence:
- the SURF4 gene encoding surfeit locus protein 4 isoform X3, whose product MRNLALGGGLLLLLAESRSEGKSMFAGVPTMRESSPKQYMQLGGRVLLVLMFMTLLHFDMNFFSILQNIVGTALIILVAIGFKTKLAALTLVIWLFGINIYFNAFWTVPAYKPMHDFLKYDFFQTMSVIGGLLLVVALGPGGVSMDEKKKEW is encoded by the exons ATGAG GAATCTTGCCCTTGGGGGAggcttgctgctgcttctggccGAGTCCCGCTCGGAGGGGAAGAGCATGTTTGCTGGTGTCCCCACCATGAGGGAGAGCTCCCCAAAACAGTACATGCAGCTGGGGGGACGTGTGCTGCTCGTCCTCATGTTCATGACACTGCTACACTTTGACATGAACTTCTTTTCT ATTCTGCAGAACAttgtgggcacagccctgatTATCTTGGTGGCAATTGGCTTCAAGACTAAGCTGGCTGCCTTGACTCTGGTCATCTGGCTCTTTGGCATCAACATCTACTTCAATGCCTTCTGGACCGTCCCAGCCTACAAGCCCATGCACGACTTCCTCAAATACGATTTCTTCCAGACCATGTCTGTCATTGGAGGGCTCCTCCTCGTGGTTGCACTGGGTCCTGGTGGAGTCTCCATggatgagaagaaaaaagagtgGTAA